ACCACCAGCCCCGCCGGGAAATTTATGAACATCACGGTGAAGACCACCGGAAGGATGAGCATGATGTTCCGTTGAACGGGGTCGGTGGAGGCCGGGGACATCTTCTGCTGCACGAACATGGATATGCCCATCAGGACGGGGAATACATAGTACGGGTCTTTCATGGAAAGATCGTGTATCCACAGCATGAAGGGCGCCCCTTTGAGTTCTATCGATTCCAGCAGCACTTTGTAAAGCGCCACGAATACGGGTATCTGCAGCACGATCGGGAGGCAGCCGGAAAGCGGATTGATCCGGTGTTCCCGGTAGAGCGCGATCATCTCCTCGTTCATTTTCGTCTTGTCGTTCTTGTACCGCTCCTGGATTTTTTTGAGCTGCGGCTGAACGGTGCGCATCTTTTCCATCGAGCGGAAGCTGCTCTGCGTCATCGGCCAGAAGATCAGCTTGACGATGATGGTGAGGATGATGACGGCCCAGCCGTAGTTTCCCACGAAGGTATTGATCCAGAGCAGCGCCATGTAGAGCGGGCTTGCTATGATGTCGAACCAGCCGTAGTTGATGATACGGTCGAGGTCGTGTCCCGCTTTATCAAGGATGGCATGGTCTTTCGGGCCGGCGTAGAGCGAAAGCTTGTTCGGCCCCGCGTTGGACGCAAGTTGCACGGTGATCTCGTAGCCTTTTTCATAGGGTTGCGAGGTGGTCACGTTCGATTTTTCCGCGTCGAGCAGAAATACGCCGCAGAAATATTTGTCCGTCAGCCCGCTCCAGAGCACTTTCCCGGCGTAGTCTTTTGATTCGTTCACTTTGGGGGCGTCAGCAAGCCGCTTGCCGTCGGTCAGCACCACCGGGCCGTGGTAGCTGATGGTGTCTTTGTCCCCGCCCAGCCCGGTCCAGGCAAGGCCGAAAGAGGAGCCGGTCACGTCCCCGCCCGGCACGGTGACGGCCACGTCGAGGCCGATCATGTACGAGCCGTGGCTAAAGGCGATCTTCTTCGTGATGGCCACCCCGTTATCCAGGGTAAGGTGGAAAACAACCACGGCGTCCGGATGTTCGGGGGTCAGGGCGATGCTTTCCGGCGCGTCGGTGGCAAAGAACGTCTGATTG
This region of Nitrospinota bacterium genomic DNA includes:
- the yidC gene encoding membrane protein insertase YidC → MEKKTVLAVVLSLAVVLGWNFWYYHRYKDTLEANLKAAEQQAAEKKTEPANTPPPPAVAATPAGTADPMAGIPAEKPVNARTVVVDTGVTRVILSNAGGVIQSLQLIKFTGDSGSTVDLVDPKSPLKPLALKFATGEATKKINQTFFATDAPESIALTPEHPDAVVVFHLTLDNGVAITKKIAFSHGSYMIGLDVAVTVPGGDVTGSSFGLAWTGLGGDKDTISYHGPVVLTDGKRLADAPKVNESKDYAGKVLWSGLTDKYFCGVFLLDAEKSNVTTSQPYEKGYEITVQLASNAGPNKLSLYAGPKDHAILDKAGHDLDRIINYGWFDIIASPLYMALLWINTFVGNYGWAVIILTIIVKLIFWPMTQSSFRSMEKMRTVQPQLKKIQERYKNDKTKMNEEMIALYREHRINPLSGCLPIVLQIPVFVALYKVLLESIELKGAPFMLWIHDLSMKDPYYVFPVLMGISMFVQQKMSPASTDPVQRNIMLILPVVFTVMFINFPAGLVVYWLVNNLLSILQQYMIRLQKKEG